A window of the Miscanthus floridulus cultivar M001 chromosome 14, ASM1932011v1, whole genome shotgun sequence genome harbors these coding sequences:
- the LOC136502594 gene encoding rRNA-processing protein FYV7-like: MKRQPPHTRGGGGGGDAPAGESGSGSGGGFKKGKGKGRWGGGSRRRNEQRLGVGGGGALSLAAFASAKSRNTGYNPALIKKQREFYKNAKLISKYKKTKKQQSQSNNHPEIPIHEDGGDTAQDVPKPYHKGKKGTPHSLKEEYEKKRSEDEKAKKERDAIILAKREHREKSEAKRKELREKMFKKTRSGQPVMRYRIEHLLEAALSK, encoded by the exons ATGAAGCGGCAGCCACCACAcactcgcggcggcggcggcggcggcgacgcgccgGCCGGCGAGAGCGGAAGCGGAAGCGGCGGAGGGTtcaagaaggggaaggggaaaggGAGGTGGGGCGGCGGGAGTCGGAGGCGGAACGAGCAGCGGctgggcgtcggcggcggcggggcgctcTCCCTCGCCGCCTTCGCCAGCGCCAAGTCCCGGAACACCGGCTACAACCCGGCCCTCATCA AGAAGCAAAGGGAATTCTACAAGAATGCTAAATTAATTAGCAAGTACAAAAAGACAAAGAAGCAACAAAGTCAGTCAAACAACCATCCAGAAATTCCAATCCATGAG GATGGTGGTGACACTGCCCAAGATGTGCCAAAGCCATATCATAAAGGCAAGAAGGGTACTCCGCATAGTTTGAAGGAAGAGTATGAGAAAAAACGTTCAGAGGATGAGAAGGCTAAGAAAGAACGGGATGCAATAATTCTGGCGAAGAGGGAACACCGGGAGAAGTCTGAGGCAAAGCGGAAAGAACTGAGGGAGAAGATGTTCAAGAAGACAAGGTCTGGACAACCTGTGATGAGATACCGGATCGAGCATCTCTTAGAGGCTGCACTGAGCAAATAA